The segment TCAATGCCTAGCTTTGTGTTTCCAGATCCGTGTCCAGTGTACAGAGAAGCAATGATTTCCATCGCATTTAGGCCAGCGTTGTCTGCAAGGGTTTTGGGTACAAACTCGAAGCTCTCTGCGTATTTGGTGATGGCATATTTGTCCAACCTGAAAAATCAAAGCAGAAAACTAAGCCACCAAATCATAAGCAGTTTCGTATTAAAAGCTGGCATTACAATGATAGTTATATCGCATACGAGTCGATTGATATCATCAGAAAAACTGAGTAGAAGAAAAGTACCCTGTTTCTGCGTTGGCATATTCTTTCAATCTCTGAGCCAGTTCTATTTCAGTAGCTGCAGCGCCAGGAACGATACGGCTGTCTCTGCACATGGCCTGAGAAGAGTACAAATAATAGCAAAAGTCAAGACAAATACAAAAGATTTAGAACAaggaaaatatatgtaactcaataAAGATTACCTTGTATGTGTTAACTCCATCATCAACGGCTCTTTCAAGATCGTCCAAAATGCTGTCTGTGCTTCCACGCAAAACCACTGTAGAGATTGAGTTACCACCTTGCTCATTTCTTGCAATGGTGACCTAAAGACATCACAAGAAGACCGAGAATTAAATAATGGTCAATGAAAGGTAAATATAAGTAACTAAAAAGAAAGAAGCCGATTTAAAAGGAGTACTTACTGTCACACCACCAATTTCTTCTACTGCTATGGAATCAACGTAGCCCAGATCATCAGGACTCGGCCGGCTTAATTTCAACTGTTCAATAATCATTATGTATCAAAGACACACTTAAATAATAATAGCGAATGCGAATAAGAACTACATACATGAGCGACAGCCCCAGCAGTACGGCAGAAACGCCTTAGTTCAAACTTTGAGCTAATTTTCAAGACCATAATCCTGCCAAGGAAGAAAGTTCATATTAGAAATGACATCGAAAGACATGCTTATTATAAACAGCTACAAGGTAATAGTGTCCAGGGGTACCAATAGTGAGAGCTATGAAAACAGCTAAAACCTAAAAAGTATTAAGAAGATATTAGGATCTGCACATACTTGTAGCGCTCGCAAAAATGCAATGCCATTTCTCCAACTGATCCTCCGCTAACAATAACTTTAGCTCCTGATTCAGCAACAGCTTTAATCAGCTCCTCAACTTTAGCTTCCTCTGTCTTTGCATAGTTCTCCAGCTagaaaaccagaaaaaaaaagagttaacaGCCAAAGTTCAGAAGACAGATTAGTAATCCTCAGTTTTTTTACTCTAtcacacagaaaaaaaaaggagaataaAAAGCTAACCTGCTCAGCACTATGGATCAAGACAGTTCCTTTTGTCTCTGTAGCAGTGGTATCGACTCCCCCAGCAAACACAGCAACCTGATGAAAATATCAAACCGGTTTTAGAGAAATTCAGCTATCAAAAACAGGAAAAACACAAGTACAAAGCTAAAATTCTCAAGGGGGTATAAATCCAATCAAACAACCAGCAAAAAAACTTGGACAAAAAGCATGCACAAAAGGAAACCATCTCACCTTTGCCTTCTCCATTCGCTTTATGCTCCCAACAGCATCACTTTTCAAGACCATGCCACGGACTATGCAAGAGTTGTGCAACCCTCCTCCCAAGAGCTTGGCAACACGAACATTATCGACATTGAAATTGGTTGGATTCTTTGGGCAGACTTGAATACAtgcctgaaaaaaaaaaaaaacaattcaactAACCAgctaaagaaatgataaaataaaaccCTTCGGTCAATGAAACAGAAACACTCACATCAGCAACTAAAGAGCATATAATCTCTTCTTGACCAAACTGCTTGCTTGCAACAGCAGCTCTCATCCTCGAAACAACTTCACCTTTATCACGCACATCCATAGTCTCAGAACCACTCTCAACCAATTCTTCAAGAACTTCAACAACCTGCAATTAATACACTTACTTAAAGCCAAAAATAAAACAGCAACAAT is part of the Raphanus sativus cultivar WK10039 chromosome 5, ASM80110v3, whole genome shotgun sequence genome and harbors:
- the LOC108861579 gene encoding T-complex protein 1 subunit theta; translation: MQPYGIQSMLKEGYRHLSGLDEAVIKNIEACKELSTITRTSLGPNGMNKMVINHLDKLFVTNDAATIVSELEIQHPAAKILVLAAKAQQEEIGDGANLTISFAGELLQNAEELIRMGLHPSEIISGYNKAIIKVVEVLEELVESGSETMDVRDKGEVVSRMRAAVASKQFGQEEIICSLVADACIQVCPKNPTNFNVDNVRVAKLLGGGLHNSCIVRGMVLKSDAVGSIKRMEKAKVAVFAGGVDTTATETKGTVLIHSAEQLENYAKTEEAKVEELIKAVAESGAKVIVSGGSVGEMALHFCERYKIMVLKISSKFELRRFCRTAGAVAHLKLSRPSPDDLGYVDSIAVEEIGGVTVTIARNEQGGNSISTVVLRGSTDSILDDLERAVDDGVNTYKAMCRDSRIVPGAAATEIELAQRLKEYANAETGLDKYAITKYAESFEFVPKTLADNAGLNAMEIIASLYTGHGSGNTKLGIDLEEGACKDVSETKVWDLFATKLFALKYASDAACTVLRVDQIIMAKQAGGPRRDLAAAAGAGAEED